A window from Heteronotia binoei isolate CCM8104 ecotype False Entrance Well chromosome 15, APGP_CSIRO_Hbin_v1, whole genome shotgun sequence encodes these proteins:
- the LOC132583825 gene encoding olfactory receptor 10A7-like has translation MLTKKENILQNSTTLAEFILLGLSDEPNLQSILFSTFLVIYVIILAGNLIIILLTLVDPALHTPMYFFLRNLSFLEICYTSVNVPKMLENLLSGSKSISFLGCALQTYFTFFLGGSECFLLASMAYDRYVAICKPLHYPVLMNRKVCMGLAVASWLSGFFMSFSHTSMVFTMAFCGSNEINHFFCDIPPLLKLACGDTSRTEMAVFVVAMIFITFPFLLILLSYAGIIATILGISSSEGRKKTFSTCSSHLIVVTLFYGSGCIIYLKPNSVYSPTTDKYLSLFYTVFSPIFNPIIYSFRNKEVKGAFKRIWVRKAFA, from the coding sequence ATGTtgacaaagaaagaaaatattctACAAAATAGCACAACACTGGCTGAATTCATCCTTCTTGGTCTTTCTGATGAGCCCAACTTACAAAGCATATTGTTTTCTACTTTTCTAGTTATCTATGTCATCATTCTGGCAGGAAATCTCATCATTATTCTCCTCACGTTGGTTGATCCTGCCCTACACACACCCATGTACTTCTTCCTGAGAAACCTGTCCTTTTTGGAGATCTGTTACACATCGGTCAATGTCCCCAAGATGCTTGAAAATCTTCTGTCTGGGAGCAAGTCCATCTCCTTCCTAGGATGTGCTCTACAGACTTATTTTACATTCTTTCTTGGTGGCTCTGAGTGTTTCCTCCTGGCTTCAATGGCCTACGATCGCTATGTTGCCATTTGTAAGCCTCTCCACTATCCTGTCCTCATGAACAGGAAAGTATGCATGGGTCTAGCTGTGGCATCTTGGTTAAGTGGCTTTTTTATGTCCTTTAGTCACACCAGTATGGTATTTACCATGGCCTTTTGTGGTTCAAATGAGATTAACCACTTCTTTTGTGACATCCCTCCATTACTGAAATTGGCTTGTGGGGATACTTCCAGGACCGAAATGGCTGTATTTGTAGTAGCCATGATATTTAttacttttccattcctcctgatTTTACTGTCATATGCTGGTATCATTGCCACCATTCTGGGAATTTCTTCTTCTGAAGGCCGGAAAAAAACCTTCTCTACTTGCTCTTCACATCTCATTGTGGTGACTTTATTCTATGGTTCTGGATGCATAATATACTTGAAACCCAATTCAGTTTATTCACCTACCACTGATAAATATCTGTCTCTTTTCTACACAGTTTTTAGCCCCATATTTAATCCTATCATATACAGTTTTCGGAATAAAGAAGTTAAAGGTGCCTTTAAAAGAATTTGGGTGAGAAAAGCATTTGCATGA